In Frondihabitans sp. PAMC 28766, a genomic segment contains:
- a CDS encoding MerR family transcriptional regulator has protein sequence MIELEDDHGYRGTAAARAAGISYRQLDYWARTGLVEPTVRGASGSGTQRLYGFRDILVLKLVKRLLDTGISLQQIRTAVNQLRESGVNDLAQTTLMSDGASVYLCTSNDEVIDLVSRGQGVFGIAVGKVLREVESSLVELDATPAQDPADELANRRSNRAS, from the coding sequence ATGATCGAGCTCGAAGACGACCACGGCTACCGCGGCACCGCCGCCGCTCGCGCCGCCGGCATCAGCTACCGCCAGCTCGACTACTGGGCCCGCACGGGTCTCGTCGAGCCCACGGTGCGCGGTGCGTCAGGGTCGGGCACCCAGCGTCTCTACGGATTCCGCGACATCCTGGTGCTCAAGCTCGTCAAGCGCCTGCTCGACACCGGCATCTCGCTGCAGCAGATCCGCACCGCCGTCAATCAACTTCGTGAGTCGGGCGTCAACGACCTGGCCCAGACCACGCTCATGAGCGACGGAGCCTCCGTCTACCTCTGCACGTCCAACGACGAGGTAATCGACCTCGTCTCGCGCGGGCAAGGCGTTTTCGGCATCGCCGTCGGCAAGGTGCTGCGCGAGGTCGAGTCGAGCCTCGTCGAGCTCGACGCCACCCCCGCGCAGGATCCTGCGGACGAGCTGGCGAACCGCCGCTCCAACCGCGCCTCCTGA